The genome window TGTTATTCGTTCATGAGGTTTGTTTCTTTACTTATTCTATTAACGTACGTTTTAATGCTTATCATCatattataatttatttattttacctTTTACATACTGGTTTTATATGCAGAACTGGAAAAACAGCTCACTCATGAGTCACCTAAACCACCTTGCGGGGAGAAGGACGCTTGATAATTTAACAATTGGGTCAGTTCTTAGAGTAAGTTATTAAATAACAGGACATAGAAGTTTCCACAATaagattattattaatattaaccgTTTGTCACGATCTATGTTTCTTTAGGTTATAACAGAAGCAATGCTAGACAACAAATGAAATTACTTTTCCTTGTTGAAGTTGTAATTCACCAAGGTTCTTAGGTGATGCATCTGTGTTTTGTTCTTAGTTAGAACTTTTTACTTTGCTCCTGCATTAGGTACTTCCAAGTAAACCTCAGAACTGAAATGTAGAATACTAGACATAATAGCAGCAGTAGATTCCTAATATCATACTTGACTTTTGTTCACTTTCGACGTGTTCCTATATCAgcttattcttttttttttcttttcacacATTTCAATAAAATAAATGGGTAAGAATGTATGGTACAGGGTTTGGTTGCCAAAGATAAATTTCATGTTACTACAGAGGGCAACTTTAAACGAATCTATGTCTTTAGGTAACCAAATACTTTCCTTTGTTACTATAGTATTCTTTTTTTTACTCTTGTAGGCCCACTGGGTTAGACCATATCCGGGTCTAAGCCCAAACATTGAGTGCGGTTCAGACAATCAGGTGGCAATTGGACCGGGTCTGCAACATGTATGGTCTTCACTGGCCGGGTGTTGGGGATATCAACTTGGTGTGAGTGTGTTTGGGTGGGGGATGTATACCGCAATAGGTGGGGGCTGTTGAGTGAGTTTGGTGATAAATAGGTACACCTTTTGGTCTGGGATTGTATAAGAAGACTTTTTGGTGAAATCAGACTTCAAAGAGAAGAGATTGCAAACATCCCAAGTAGTTAACAACCTAATTATCTGATGCATTGAATTGTTGTTGGGCGCTGTCTTCAACCCAGACACATATTTTGAACATTCCTTTTTTAATAAATAGCTAAGTGTGCCAAATATAGTTAGAAAACCAGATTAGCATGTACTTAATTCTAATTTTTAGGTAACAGAAATGCAAATTTAAAAAGTAGTAAATAATCCAATTTGACACGTATGTGTGTGGAAACATGAATCTTTTTTGAGGCATTTTCCCACTAGACTGACACACATAGATATAAAGAACTCGAGTTATTCACTCATAATTGTTTGTGAACTCTAGAAGTCGGAACTACTCAAAGGTTTCAAAATATTATCACTAACAATACTACAGTATTGTGCTACTCACAGGCATTTTCCCATTAGACGGACACATATATATGGTTACTAATTTATTCAGCTATTTAGAAATAACATCACCATAAAAACATTCTTCACTTTGAATTTTACACgtcttaaaaagaaaaaaaaaaactttctgaGGAAAATTCTTTCATTTGACACAGAAACTACATTTCAAAAAAAGGTAGCACGAACAACCCCTACGTTGGTGATATTTTTTTAGTTTATGAATATCAGTCGTCAATTGTTCACTCATGCGTATTTATGTTACTTGAGTTTGTGTATTTATGTTACTTGAGTTTGTAGTGATCACCATATTAGAATTACACTTGTGCAACGGTTTGTGACTTAAATGAAACTTAAATTTGAAGTCAAATAATCAGCTTCACACCAGCTACAACAATATTgattatttttttgaacggccaacaaaagaGATATAAATTAATATCTAGCCAGCAGCTAGCACCAAAATTACATACACCAGAGACAAGAAACATACAACAATATTGATTATTATGTAAGACGGTAAGAGAAACAATTGGTATGCCTAA of Helianthus annuus cultivar XRQ/B chromosome 1, HanXRQr2.0-SUNRISE, whole genome shotgun sequence contains these proteins:
- the LOC110941766 gene encoding delta-1-pyrroline-5-carboxylate dehydrogenase 12A1, mitochondrial-like — encoded protein: MTMNKLLQEANPRMTLFTGSSKIVDKLAYDLNGRIKVEDAGFDWKILRPDVHKVDYVSWVCDQDAYASIGQKCLTQSLLFVHENWKNSSLMSHLNHLAGRRTLDNLTIGSVLRAHWVRPYPGLSPNIECGSDNQVAIGPGLQHVWSSLAGCWGYQLGVSVFGWGMYTAIGGGC